A single Dechloromonas denitrificans DNA region contains:
- a CDS encoding cation-translocating P-type ATPase: protein MPDSSPAINSHAATPEAVADHLGVDPACGLSGDAALARRAEHGPNQLAEKPPRPAWLKFLDQFRSFLILVLLAAAVLAGVVGEIEDAVVIGIVVLINALMGFLQEHRAEAALSALKGMLAPIARVRRDGLANEVPAVDLVPGDVLLLEAGDRVPADARIFVAHAAEVAEAALTGESHPVAKMPAAVAESAILAERSNMVYMNTVVTHGRLEALVVATGMYTEMGHLAGLLAETAESATPLQIQLDQLGKRLAAIAGLVVGLIFALGLWRGDDLLQTAMTAIALAVAAIPEGLPAVVTVTLALGMNRMAGRHAIVKKLAAVETLGCTTVICSDKTGTLTLNQMTARQLFFAGRRFTVSGEGYAGEGEIIEEDGVPLPDLMPLLVPAVLCADARVDAGALIGDPTEGALLALALKGGVDPQALSGEHPRIAEIPFDSAHKFMATFHREGNVVRMWLKGAPDVLLGRASRQFGPAGETPLDAAGRAVFTAENTRFAEAAMRVLAVAGRSIPAAQFDPAGDLMAWADDLTLIGLVGIIDPARPEVKQAIELCQTAGIAVKMITGDHLVTAASIARELGLDGEVHAGSDLEGLSAGQLRDMVERTAVFARVAPEHKMRIVDALQAGGHVVAMTGDGVNDAPALKTADIGIAMGITGTEVTKEAATMVLTDDNFASIVGAVKEGRTIYDNIVKFVRFQLSTNIGAILTVLGAPLFGFPTPFTAIQILWVNIIMDGPPAMSLGLEPPRDGIMESKPRAADAVILPGGRLLKIALSGLTMAAGTLGAYAWGQQVGGAPYAMTLAFTTFVLFQFFNIFNARAERRSAFNSQFFTNGKLWLALATMLLLQVLVVHWAAAQAVFDTVPLAPNDWALALAIASSVLVLEECRKLGLRLFRP from the coding sequence ATGCCCGACTCATCTCCTGCCATCAATAGCCATGCCGCAACGCCCGAGGCGGTGGCCGATCATCTTGGCGTCGACCCGGCCTGCGGCTTGAGTGGCGATGCGGCGCTGGCCCGTCGTGCCGAGCATGGTCCGAACCAGCTCGCCGAGAAGCCGCCGCGCCCGGCCTGGCTGAAATTTCTCGATCAGTTCCGCAGCTTTCTCATTCTGGTCCTGCTCGCGGCTGCGGTTCTCGCCGGGGTGGTCGGTGAGATCGAGGATGCGGTGGTGATCGGCATCGTGGTGCTGATCAATGCGCTGATGGGATTTCTTCAGGAACATCGGGCCGAGGCTGCGCTGTCGGCCTTGAAGGGCATGCTGGCGCCGATTGCCCGGGTGCGTCGCGACGGCCTGGCAAACGAGGTCCCGGCGGTCGATCTGGTGCCGGGCGATGTGCTGTTGCTGGAAGCGGGCGACCGCGTTCCGGCCGATGCCCGCATTTTCGTCGCCCATGCGGCCGAAGTCGCCGAAGCGGCGCTCACCGGCGAATCGCACCCGGTGGCCAAAATGCCCGCAGCGGTGGCCGAAAGCGCCATTCTGGCCGAGCGCAGCAACATGGTTTACATGAATACCGTGGTGACGCATGGCCGCCTGGAGGCGCTGGTCGTCGCCACCGGCATGTACACCGAAATGGGCCACCTGGCCGGTCTGCTGGCCGAAACGGCTGAATCGGCGACGCCGCTGCAAATCCAGCTCGACCAACTAGGCAAGCGGCTAGCCGCCATTGCCGGCCTCGTCGTCGGGCTGATTTTCGCGCTCGGCCTGTGGCGCGGCGACGATCTATTGCAGACCGCGATGACCGCCATTGCCCTTGCCGTGGCGGCGATTCCCGAAGGCTTGCCGGCAGTCGTCACGGTTACGCTGGCTCTCGGCATGAACCGGATGGCCGGGCGGCACGCCATCGTCAAGAAGCTGGCCGCCGTCGAAACGCTGGGTTGCACGACGGTGATCTGTTCGGACAAGACCGGGACGCTGACCCTCAACCAGATGACGGCGCGCCAGCTGTTTTTCGCCGGGCGGCGTTTTACGGTGAGCGGCGAGGGCTACGCCGGCGAAGGCGAGATCATTGAGGAAGACGGTGTTCCGCTACCAGATTTGATGCCGCTGTTGGTGCCGGCCGTCCTGTGCGCCGATGCGCGGGTCGATGCGGGCGCCCTGATCGGCGATCCTACCGAGGGGGCGTTGCTGGCCCTGGCGCTCAAGGGCGGCGTCGATCCGCAAGCGCTGAGCGGCGAGCATCCGCGCATTGCCGAGATTCCCTTCGATTCGGCGCACAAGTTCATGGCGACTTTCCATCGCGAAGGCAACGTCGTGCGGATGTGGCTCAAGGGCGCGCCGGATGTCCTGCTCGGGCGGGCCAGCCGGCAGTTTGGACCGGCTGGCGAGACGCCTCTTGATGCCGCTGGGCGGGCCGTTTTCACGGCCGAAAACACCCGCTTTGCCGAGGCGGCGATGCGGGTGCTGGCGGTCGCCGGGCGTAGCATTCCCGCCGCTCAATTCGATCCGGCCGGCGACCTGATGGCCTGGGCCGACGACCTGACGCTGATCGGCCTGGTTGGCATCATCGACCCGGCGCGGCCCGAGGTGAAGCAGGCGATCGAGCTCTGCCAGACGGCCGGCATCGCAGTCAAGATGATCACCGGCGACCACCTGGTCACGGCGGCCAGCATTGCCCGCGAACTCGGCCTGGACGGCGAGGTGCACGCCGGCAGCGATCTGGAAGGTCTGTCTGCCGGGCAGTTGCGCGACATGGTCGAAAGAACCGCGGTCTTCGCCCGCGTCGCACCGGAACACAAGATGCGCATCGTCGATGCCCTGCAGGCCGGCGGCCATGTCGTGGCGATGACCGGCGACGGGGTCAATGATGCGCCGGCCTTGAAGACCGCCGATATCGGCATTGCCATGGGGATCACCGGCACCGAGGTGACCAAGGAGGCGGCGACCATGGTGCTGACCGACGACAACTTCGCCAGCATCGTCGGCGCGGTGAAGGAGGGGCGGACGATCTACGACAACATCGTCAAGTTTGTTCGCTTCCAGTTGTCCACCAATATCGGCGCCATCCTCACCGTGCTCGGCGCGCCGCTGTTCGGTTTTCCGACGCCGTTCACCGCCATCCAGATCCTCTGGGTCAATATCATCATGGATGGGCCGCCGGCCATGAGCCTCGGTCTCGAACCGCCGCGCGACGGGATCATGGAGAGCAAGCCGCGGGCTGCCGATGCGGTCATTCTGCCCGGCGGGCGGCTGCTCAAGATCGCCCTGAGCGGCCTGACCATGGCCGCCGGCACCCTTGGCGCCTACGCCTGGGGGCAGCAGGTCGGGGGCGCGCCCTATGCCATGACGCTGGCTTTCACGACCTTCGTGCTGTTCCAGTTCTTCAATATTTTCAATGCCCGCGCCGAGCGGCGCAGCGCCTTCAACAGCCAGTTCTTTACCAACGGCAAGCTGTGGCTGGCGCTGGCCACGATGCTGCTGCTGCAGGTTCTGGTCGTGCACTGGGCGGCGGCCCAGGCAGTTTTCGATACTGTGCCGCTTGCCCCGAACGACTGGGCCTTGGCGCTGGCCATCGCCTCCAGCGTGCTGGTGCTGGAAGAGTGCCGCAAGCTCGGCCTTCGATTGTTCCGGCCTTAA
- the ureC gene encoding urease subunit alpha produces the protein MANKITRQAYAEMFGPTTGDRLRLADTELIIEVEKDHTIYGEEVKFGGGKVIRDGMGQGQRVSAETVDTVITNALIVDAVTGIVKADIGLKDGRIAAIGKAGNPDIQPGVSIVIGPGTEVIAGEGMIVTAGGIDSHIHFICPQQIDEALYSGVTTMIGGGTGPATGTFATTCTPGPWHIHRMLEAADAFPMNLGFLGKGNASLPAALREQVEAGAMGLKLHEDWGTTPAAIDCCLTVADEMDVQVAIHSDTLNESGFVETTLAAFKGRTIHTFHTEGAGGGHAPDIIKAAGLPNVLPSSTNPTMPYTVNTIDEHLDMLMVCHHLDPAIAEDIAFAESRIRRETIAAEDILHDLGAFSMMSSDSQAMGRVGEVIIRTWQTAHKMKLQRGPLQEDSARHDNFRVKRYIAKYTINPALTHGIAHTVGSIEVGKLADLVLWKPAFFGVKPSLILKGGMIAGAAMGDPNASIPTPQPVHYRPMFGSFGKALKTSVTFVSQAALNNPAVAALGLSKPLVAVSGTRTLRKSDMVHNGATPVIDVDPETYAVRADGELLVCEPATELPLAQRYFLF, from the coding sequence ATGGCGAACAAAATCACCCGTCAGGCCTACGCCGAAATGTTCGGCCCGACCACCGGCGACCGTCTCCGTCTCGCCGATACCGAACTGATCATCGAAGTCGAAAAGGACCACACGATCTACGGCGAGGAAGTGAAATTCGGCGGCGGCAAGGTCATCCGCGACGGCATGGGCCAGGGCCAGCGCGTGTCCGCCGAAACGGTCGATACCGTGATCACCAACGCGCTGATCGTCGATGCCGTCACCGGCATCGTCAAGGCCGACATCGGCCTCAAGGACGGCCGCATCGCCGCCATCGGCAAGGCCGGCAATCCGGACATCCAGCCTGGCGTGTCCATCGTCATCGGCCCCGGCACCGAAGTCATCGCCGGTGAAGGCATGATCGTCACGGCCGGCGGCATCGACAGCCACATCCATTTCATCTGCCCGCAGCAGATCGACGAGGCGCTGTATTCGGGCGTGACGACCATGATAGGCGGCGGCACCGGTCCGGCCACCGGCACCTTTGCCACGACCTGCACGCCGGGGCCGTGGCATATCCACCGCATGCTCGAAGCCGCCGACGCCTTCCCGATGAACCTCGGCTTCCTCGGCAAGGGCAACGCCAGCCTGCCGGCAGCCCTGCGCGAGCAGGTCGAAGCTGGTGCGATGGGTCTCAAGCTGCACGAAGACTGGGGCACGACACCGGCCGCCATCGACTGCTGCCTGACGGTCGCCGACGAGATGGATGTCCAGGTCGCCATCCACTCCGACACGCTGAATGAATCCGGCTTCGTCGAAACCACGCTGGCCGCCTTCAAGGGCCGCACCATCCACACCTTCCACACCGAAGGCGCTGGCGGCGGCCATGCGCCGGACATCATCAAGGCGGCCGGGCTGCCCAACGTGCTGCCCAGCTCGACCAACCCGACCATGCCCTACACCGTCAATACCATCGACGAGCATCTCGACATGCTGATGGTTTGCCACCACCTCGACCCGGCCATCGCCGAGGACATTGCCTTCGCCGAATCGCGCATCCGTCGCGAAACAATCGCCGCCGAAGACATCCTGCACGACCTCGGCGCCTTCTCGATGATGTCCTCCGATTCCCAGGCCATGGGCCGCGTCGGCGAAGTGATCATTCGCACCTGGCAGACAGCGCACAAGATGAAGCTGCAGCGCGGGCCGTTGCAGGAAGACAGCGCCCGCCACGACAACTTCCGCGTCAAGCGCTACATCGCCAAATACACCATCAACCCGGCGCTGACCCATGGCATCGCGCACACCGTCGGCTCGATCGAGGTCGGCAAGCTGGCCGACCTGGTGCTGTGGAAACCGGCCTTCTTCGGCGTCAAGCCGTCGTTGATCCTGAAAGGCGGCATGATCGCCGGCGCCGCGATGGGCGACCCCAACGCCTCGATCCCAACCCCGCAGCCAGTGCATTACCGGCCAATGTTCGGCAGCTTCGGCAAGGCGCTGAAAACTTCCGTCACCTTCGTTTCGCAGGCGGCGCTCAACAACCCGGCCGTCGCCGCGCTCGGCCTGAGCAAGCCGCTGGTCGCCGTCTCCGGCACGCGCACGCTGCGGAAGTCGGACATGGTGCATAACGGCGCCACGCCGGTCATCGACGTCGATCCGGAAACCTACGCCGTGCGCGCCGATGGCGAGCTGCTGGTCTGCGAACCGGCGACCGAGCTGCCGCTGGCCCAACGTTACTTCCTGTTCTGA
- the ureG gene encoding urease accessory protein UreG, which translates to MNKQALRVGIGGPVGSGKTALTLALCQALRESIDMAVVTNDIYTAEDAKFLVNHSALAPERIIGVETGGCPHTAIREDASINLEAIDRLQRAFPDVELILVESGGDNLAATFSPELSDLTLYVIDVAAGEKIPRKGGPGITKSDLLIINKIDLAPMVGASLEVMAHDAKAQRGTRPFVFTNLKTGDGLDTVIAFIRERGMLGR; encoded by the coding sequence ATGAACAAACAAGCCCTGCGCGTCGGTATCGGCGGCCCCGTCGGTTCCGGCAAGACCGCCCTGACCCTGGCCCTGTGCCAGGCCCTGCGCGAAAGCATCGACATGGCGGTCGTCACCAACGACATCTATACCGCCGAGGACGCCAAGTTCCTGGTCAATCATTCGGCCCTCGCACCGGAGCGGATCATCGGCGTCGAGACCGGCGGTTGCCCGCACACGGCGATCCGCGAGGATGCATCGATCAATCTCGAAGCGATCGACCGGCTGCAACGCGCCTTTCCCGACGTCGAACTGATCCTCGTCGAATCCGGCGGCGACAATCTGGCCGCCACCTTCTCGCCGGAGCTATCCGACCTGACGCTCTACGTGATCGATGTTGCGGCCGGCGAGAAAATCCCGCGCAAGGGCGGCCCCGGCATTACCAAATCCGACCTGCTGATCATCAACAAGATCGACCTCGCGCCGATGGTCGGCGCCTCGCTCGAGGTGATGGCGCACGACGCCAAGGCCCAGCGCGGCACGCGGCCCTTTGTCTTTACCAACCTGAAAACCGGCGACGGGCTGGATACGGTGATCGCCTTCATCCGCGAACGCGGCATGCTCGGCCGTTAA
- a CDS encoding proteasome-type protease produces MTYCVAMRLDAGLVFLSDSRTNAGVDHINTFRKMHVFEKVGERVLVLMTSGNLSISQSVVNTLREKMASSRGANLNKVKNMFEAAKHIGDCLREVHGRDAEALEKFGVDFTSSLILGGQIKGEEQRVFQIYAAGNFIEATRETPYFQIGESKYGKPIIDRVISPKTSLDEAAKCALISMDSTIRSNLSVDLPLDLVIYERDGLKIKRHVNITRDSAYYGQISKQWGEHLRQGFAELPDPAWASL; encoded by the coding sequence ATGACTTATTGCGTTGCCATGCGTCTCGACGCCGGGCTGGTTTTTCTCTCCGATTCGCGGACCAATGCCGGGGTCGATCACATCAACACCTTCCGCAAGATGCACGTCTTCGAGAAAGTCGGCGAGCGGGTGCTGGTCCTGATGACCTCCGGCAACCTGTCGATCAGCCAGTCGGTGGTCAACACCCTGCGCGAGAAGATGGCCTCGTCACGCGGCGCCAATCTCAACAAGGTCAAGAACATGTTCGAGGCCGCCAAGCACATCGGCGATTGTCTGCGCGAGGTGCATGGCCGCGACGCGGAAGCGCTGGAGAAATTCGGTGTCGACTTCACTTCGTCGCTGATTCTCGGCGGGCAGATCAAGGGTGAGGAACAGCGGGTCTTCCAGATCTACGCAGCGGGCAATTTCATCGAGGCGACGCGCGAGACGCCGTATTTCCAGATCGGCGAATCGAAATACGGCAAGCCGATCATCGACCGGGTGATCAGCCCCAAAACCTCGCTCGACGAGGCGGCCAAATGCGCCCTGATTTCGATGGACTCGACCATCCGTTCGAACCTTTCGGTCGATCTTCCGCTCGATCTGGTGATCTATGAGCGGGATGGGCTGAAGATCAAGCGCCACGTCAATATCACCCGGGACAGCGCCTACTACGGGCAAATCAGCAAGCAGTGGGGCGAGCATCTGCGCCAGGGGTTTGCCGAGTTGCCGGATCCGGCCTGGGCGTCGCTCTAG
- a CDS encoding circularly permuted type 2 ATP-grasp protein, giving the protein MNFYNEMNDASGGVRAHYQGYDEWLKATPPERIARKRAEADLAFHRVGITFAVYGEEAGKERLIPFDIIPRIIPSAEWKSMQGGLRQRVKALNMFLHDVYHDQEILKAGKIPAEQVLNNTQYRAVMQGVDLPGQIYAHIAGVDIVRAGAGECYVLEDNLRVPSGVSYMLEDRKMMMRLFPELFAKHKVAPVQHYPDMLLEKLRAVAPKGVSDPTVVVLTPGAYNSAYFEHTFLAQQMGVELVEGRDLFVKDEVVYMRTTQGPQRVDVIYRRIDDDFMDPLAFRPDSALGVPGILKAYQAGNVTLSNAIGTGVADDKSIYPYVPEMIRFYLGEEPILNNVPTYMCRKPDDLAYVLAHLPELVVKEVHGAGGYGMLVGPASTREQIEHFRQLLLAKPDGYIAQPTLALSNCPTFVEEGIAPRHLDLRPFVLSSGKCVNMVPGGLTRVALTKGSLVVNSSQGGGTKDTWVLED; this is encoded by the coding sequence ATGAACTTCTATAACGAAATGAATGACGCCAGCGGCGGCGTCCGCGCTCATTATCAGGGTTACGATGAATGGCTCAAGGCGACGCCGCCGGAACGTATCGCCCGCAAACGGGCCGAGGCCGATCTGGCTTTTCATCGGGTGGGCATCACGTTTGCGGTTTATGGCGAGGAGGCGGGCAAGGAGCGCTTGATTCCGTTCGACATCATTCCGCGCATCATCCCGTCGGCTGAATGGAAGTCGATGCAGGGCGGCCTGCGCCAGCGCGTCAAGGCGTTGAACATGTTCCTGCACGACGTGTACCACGACCAGGAAATCCTCAAGGCCGGCAAGATTCCGGCCGAACAGGTGCTCAACAATACCCAGTATCGCGCAGTGATGCAGGGCGTCGATCTGCCGGGCCAGATTTACGCGCACATTGCCGGCGTCGATATCGTGCGCGCCGGTGCCGGCGAATGCTATGTGCTGGAAGACAATTTGCGGGTGCCCTCCGGCGTGTCGTACATGCTGGAAGACCGCAAGATGATGATGCGCCTGTTCCCGGAGTTGTTTGCCAAGCACAAGGTGGCGCCGGTCCAGCATTATCCGGACATGCTGCTGGAAAAGCTGCGCGCCGTCGCGCCGAAGGGAGTCAGCGATCCGACGGTTGTCGTGCTGACGCCGGGCGCCTACAACAGCGCCTATTTCGAACATACCTTCCTGGCCCAGCAGATGGGGGTCGAACTGGTCGAGGGCCGCGATCTTTTCGTCAAGGACGAAGTGGTTTACATGCGGACGACGCAGGGTCCGCAACGCGTCGATGTGATCTATCGCCGCATCGACGACGATTTCATGGACCCGCTGGCCTTCCGCCCGGATTCGGCGCTTGGCGTGCCCGGCATCCTGAAAGCCTACCAGGCCGGCAACGTGACGCTATCCAACGCGATCGGTACCGGTGTTGCCGACGACAAGTCGATCTACCCCTACGTGCCGGAGATGATCCGCTTCTATCTCGGCGAAGAGCCGATCCTTAACAATGTGCCGACCTACATGTGCCGCAAGCCCGACGATCTGGCCTATGTGCTGGCGCATCTGCCGGAGCTGGTCGTCAAGGAGGTGCACGGGGCGGGCGGCTACGGCATGCTGGTCGGTCCGGCGTCGACCCGGGAACAGATCGAGCATTTCCGTCAGTTGTTGCTCGCCAAGCCGGATGGCTACATTGCCCAGCCGACGCTGGCGCTCTCCAACTGTCCGACTTTTGTCGAGGAAGGCATCGCGCCGCGTCACCTCGATTTGCGCCCCTTCGTGCTGTCCTCGGGCAAGTGCGTGAACATGGTGCCGGGCGGCCTGACCCGCGTCGCACTGACCAAGGGTTCGCTGGTGGTCAACTCGTCGCAGGGCGGCGGCACCAAGGACACCTGGGTCCTCGAAGACTGA
- the ureE gene encoding urease accessory protein UreE: MLILNQRTQQPATDSVALAYDERKRSRLKVTLASGAEAGIFLERGDHLHGGDKLLAENGSTVVEILAAPEKLIEAVADSPLLFGRAAYHLGNRHVPVQILPGDNGGRLRFQTDHVLAEMVRGLGCTVSETNAPFQPEPGAYGAHGGHHPHGETDADHTPDLHDPGHGPHRSVPKIHQFKPR; encoded by the coding sequence ATGCTGATCCTCAACCAACGCACCCAACAGCCCGCCACCGACTCGGTGGCCCTCGCCTACGACGAACGCAAGCGCAGCCGCCTCAAGGTCACGCTGGCCTCTGGCGCCGAGGCCGGCATCTTCCTCGAACGCGGCGATCACCTGCATGGCGGCGACAAGCTGCTTGCCGAAAACGGCAGCACCGTCGTCGAAATCCTCGCCGCCCCGGAAAAGCTGATCGAGGCCGTTGCCGACTCGCCGCTGCTGTTCGGCCGCGCCGCCTACCACCTCGGCAATCGCCACGTGCCGGTGCAGATCTTGCCCGGCGACAACGGCGGCCGGCTGCGCTTCCAGACCGACCACGTGCTGGCCGAGATGGTGCGCGGCCTGGGCTGTACGGTCAGCGAAACGAATGCCCCCTTCCAGCCGGAACCGGGAGCCTATGGTGCGCATGGCGGTCATCACCCGCACGGCGAGACTGATGCCGATCACACCCCCGACCTGCACGACCCCGGCCACGGCCCGCACCGCTCGGTGCCGAAAATTCACCAGTTCAAGCCGCGGTGA
- a CDS encoding acetyl-CoA C-acyltransferase family protein, which yields MSRDVVVLSAVRSAIGSFGGALADFESTELAGVVMKEAIARSGVDPLAINYVTVGTTMPTDSRYAYVSRVASIQAGLSMDSVAMQVSRLCASGLQGIVTTAQNLMLGDADYGIGGGVEVMSKAAYLLPALRSGARMGDTKAIDSMVAVLTDPFGVGHMGITAENLATKHGITREAQDAFAVESQRRAAAAIAAGHFKSQIFPIVKQTRKGEVVFDTDEYVKAGTTLESLAKMKPAFKKDGTVTAGNASGINDGAAFMVLAAADVAAKAGYKAMARIASYAVAGVPNDVMGEGPIPATKLALKKAGLTLDQMDVIESNEAFAAQALSVSKVLGLDPAKTNPNGGAIALGHPVGCSGAFIATKALYELERIGGKYALVTMCIGGGQGIAVIFERA from the coding sequence ATGAGCAGAGACGTCGTCGTTCTAAGCGCAGTTCGTTCCGCTATCGGTTCTTTTGGTGGTGCCCTGGCCGATTTTGAAAGCACCGAACTCGCCGGTGTGGTGATGAAGGAAGCGATTGCTCGCTCCGGTGTCGATCCCCTGGCCATCAACTACGTTACCGTCGGCACCACGATGCCGACCGATTCGCGTTATGCCTACGTTTCCCGCGTGGCATCGATCCAGGCCGGTCTGTCGATGGACTCCGTCGCCATGCAGGTCAGCCGCCTGTGTGCTTCCGGCCTGCAAGGCATCGTGACTACCGCTCAGAACCTGATGCTGGGTGATGCCGATTACGGTATCGGCGGTGGTGTCGAAGTCATGTCCAAGGCAGCCTACCTGTTGCCGGCACTTCGTTCCGGTGCCCGTATGGGTGACACCAAGGCGATCGACTCGATGGTTGCCGTGCTGACCGATCCGTTTGGCGTTGGCCACATGGGTATCACCGCGGAAAACCTGGCGACCAAGCACGGCATCACCCGTGAAGCTCAGGATGCCTTCGCGGTCGAATCCCAGCGTCGTGCTGCCGCCGCTATTGCTGCCGGTCACTTCAAGTCGCAGATTTTCCCGATCGTCAAACAGACCCGCAAGGGCGAAGTGGTGTTTGACACCGATGAATACGTCAAGGCCGGTACCACGCTGGAAAGTCTGGCCAAGATGAAGCCGGCCTTCAAGAAGGATGGTACCGTCACCGCCGGTAACGCTTCCGGTATCAATGATGGTGCCGCCTTCATGGTGCTGGCTGCCGCTGACGTCGCTGCCAAGGCCGGTTACAAGGCCATGGCCCGCATCGCTTCCTACGCTGTTGCCGGCGTGCCGAACGACGTGATGGGCGAAGGTCCGATCCCGGCGACCAAGCTGGCTCTGAAGAAGGCTGGCCTGACGCTGGACCAGATGGACGTCATCGAATCCAATGAAGCTTTCGCTGCCCAGGCATTGTCGGTTTCCAAGGTGCTCGGTCTCGACCCGGCCAAGACCAACCCGAACGGTGGCGCCATCGCCCTCGGTCACCCGGTTGGCTGTTCCGGTGCCTTCATCGCCACCAAGGCGCTGTACGAACTGGAACGCATTGGTGGCAAGTACGCCCTGGTCACGATGTGTATCGGTGGTGGTCAAGGTATCGCTGTCATCTTCGAACGCGCCTGA
- a CDS encoding urease accessory protein UreF — protein MNSSLQLARLLQLASPALPVGAYTYSQGLEWAVESGVIRDEASAGRWIADLMQHGIGRYEAPLVAVLMAAWTAGDTEEISRLNEEFLASRESAELRAETAQMGFSLNRLVRDLRDPALVLVDSTLAKLPEIAFPTGWSGIAAHWQIDPPAAVTAYLWSWAENQVMAALKAVPLGQASGQRLLAQLGGEIPAIARQALKLPEAEWSNFTPAFAIACARHETQYSRLFRS, from the coding sequence GTGAATTCCAGCCTGCAACTCGCCCGCCTGCTACAGTTGGCCAGCCCGGCGCTGCCGGTCGGCGCCTACACCTATTCGCAGGGCCTGGAGTGGGCGGTCGAATCCGGTGTGATCCGCGACGAAGCGAGCGCCGGCCGGTGGATCGCCGACCTGATGCAGCACGGCATCGGCCGCTACGAGGCGCCGCTGGTGGCGGTGCTGATGGCGGCGTGGACGGCCGGCGACACGGAAGAAATCAGCCGCCTCAACGAGGAATTCCTGGCCAGTCGCGAGTCGGCCGAACTGCGCGCCGAAACGGCCCAGATGGGCTTTTCGCTGAACCGGCTGGTGCGCGATTTGCGCGACCCGGCGCTGGTGTTGGTCGACAGCACCCTGGCGAAATTGCCGGAAATCGCCTTCCCTACTGGCTGGTCCGGTATCGCCGCCCACTGGCAGATCGATCCGCCAGCGGCCGTCACGGCCTATCTATGGTCGTGGGCGGAAAATCAGGTGATGGCCGCACTGAAAGCCGTGCCCCTTGGCCAGGCCTCGGGGCAACGCCTGCTCGCCCAACTCGGCGGCGAGATCCCCGCCATCGCGCGCCAGGCCTTGAAACTACCGGAAGCCGAATGGTCCAATTTCACGCCGGCGTTCGCCATCGCTTGCGCCCGTCACGAAACCCAATATTCTCGTCTCTTCAGATCGTAA
- a CDS encoding alpha-E domain-containing protein yields MLSRTADHLFWMSRYVERAENIARLLDVTWQMSLVPQSLEAANQNWNAIIALNSLEEAYAKKYSEVNAENVLRFMVSDHDNYASIHSCLRLARENGHAVRGTITSEMWETLNSTWLEAREKSFEQISNAGVGEFFEWVKMRSSLTRGVTIGTLLQDKAYHFIRLGTLLERADNTARILDVKYHVLRPQGDEGATDFYQWGALLRSVSAFEVYRKVYRDVITPERVAELLILRNDMPRSLHFCMNGVIKNLELIANSQSGETQRQAGLLHAQLHYGRIEDILAHGLHQWLTDFMDRIYLLGDGISKDFLVPMAEAA; encoded by the coding sequence ATGCTATCGCGTACCGCCGACCACCTTTTCTGGATGTCCCGCTATGTCGAGCGGGCCGAAAACATCGCCCGTCTGCTCGATGTGACCTGGCAAATGTCCCTCGTGCCGCAATCGCTGGAAGCCGCCAACCAGAACTGGAATGCGATCATTGCGCTGAACAGTCTGGAAGAGGCCTATGCCAAGAAATATTCCGAGGTCAATGCTGAAAATGTGCTGCGCTTCATGGTCAGCGACCATGACAATTACGCGTCCATTCACAGCTGTCTGCGCCTGGCGCGGGAGAATGGCCATGCCGTGCGCGGGACGATCACCTCGGAAATGTGGGAAACACTGAATTCGACCTGGCTGGAAGCGCGCGAAAAGAGCTTCGAGCAAATTTCCAATGCCGGTGTCGGCGAGTTCTTCGAATGGGTCAAGATGCGTTCTTCGCTGACGCGCGGGGTGACGATCGGCACGCTGCTCCAGGACAAGGCCTACCATTTCATTCGTCTCGGCACGCTGCTCGAACGGGCCGACAACACGGCGCGCATTCTCGATGTCAAATACCATGTGCTGCGCCCGCAAGGGGACGAAGGGGCGACCGACTTCTACCAGTGGGGGGCCTTGCTGCGTTCGGTTTCGGCCTTCGAGGTCTATCGCAAGGTGTATCGCGATGTGATCACGCCGGAACGGGTGGCCGAGCTGTTGATCCTGCGCAACGACATGCCGCGCTCGCTGCATTTCTGCATGAACGGTGTCATCAAGAACCTCGAACTGATCGCCAACAGCCAGTCCGGCGAAACCCAGCGGCAGGCCGGCCTGCTGCACGCCCAACTGCATTACGGGCGGATCGAGGATATTCTGGCGCACGGCCTGCACCAATGGCTGACCGACTTCATGGACCGCATCTACCTGCTGGGCGATGGCATCAGCAAGGATTTCCTGGTGCCGATGGCCGAAGCCGCTTAA